Proteins co-encoded in one Fervidobacterium gondwanense DSM 13020 genomic window:
- a CDS encoding heme NO-binding domain-containing protein: MKSFVMNIWLKTWKKLYGESIVESLIEEFKLDKTKLLIPINDVSDELVMEFSKRLAQKVGKTYEQLWEETGYNNIRSFHDAYPSYFKKNNCMSFMSAMDSVHRALTRRISGAKPPRIIFNYIDQNTAIVRYQSHRDFRSYFLGLLKGASEFFNDPLKIEILDQGSSPSGSYIEVKLHSTKPYGRTVKLRTFRLFSFGLSRSFISTYTIVFPIFTFIASYLFTNFFGPLFGSVLTAGAALAAVYFGLRDFKTGFTALKDKNEILKQKDFNNTVNVYGEKNFEDISQSFNEAAYEFREFLIGLQGDMEEIMAFSKKTIDSANVVQEQIDTMKELSTQVADTAVQISNDAERISDAVTSNVETISKTINQQNQIISDLNLAVQKIRAAASSVEQSANGMRSMSDDFESIANESQQLRNQASAIMDIAKTVMSIAEQTNLLALNAAIEAARSGEAGRGFAVVADEIRKLAEESKASAVKISQFLGSVSGGIDKLSSSIIKGYEELKEQSQTLIRSAEESKESSEIISQISEQLNLLVSTLNRETDKLESITTSIQNLLAISEESSATAEEISASIQRFFDEINNVFSNVKQTIALLNTIQENFKDIKI, translated from the coding sequence ATGAAAAGTTTTGTAATGAATATTTGGCTGAAGACGTGGAAGAAATTGTATGGTGAGAGTATCGTTGAATCTCTTATAGAGGAATTTAAACTCGACAAAACAAAACTCCTAATCCCAATAAACGATGTCTCAGATGAACTTGTGATGGAGTTCTCGAAAAGATTGGCGCAAAAAGTTGGAAAGACTTACGAGCAATTGTGGGAGGAAACAGGCTACAACAACATACGCTCTTTCCACGATGCGTATCCAAGTTATTTCAAAAAGAACAACTGTATGTCATTTATGAGCGCAATGGATAGTGTGCACAGAGCTTTGACAAGAAGGATATCTGGCGCTAAGCCTCCAAGGATTATTTTTAACTATATCGACCAGAATACAGCAATAGTCAGATATCAATCGCACAGAGATTTCAGATCTTATTTCTTAGGTTTATTAAAAGGAGCTTCCGAGTTTTTCAATGACCCGCTGAAGATTGAGATACTCGATCAAGGTTCGTCACCTTCTGGTTCATATATAGAAGTTAAACTTCATTCGACAAAACCATACGGAAGAACCGTTAAACTCCGCACGTTCAGGTTATTTTCGTTCGGCCTTTCAAGAAGTTTTATATCAACCTACACGATAGTTTTCCCGATTTTTACATTTATCGCGTCTTACTTGTTCACAAACTTTTTTGGTCCGCTTTTCGGGTCAGTTTTAACAGCGGGAGCTGCTTTAGCTGCTGTGTATTTTGGACTCAGAGACTTCAAAACTGGGTTTACAGCGCTTAAAGATAAGAATGAGATCTTGAAACAAAAGGATTTCAACAACACCGTTAACGTATATGGAGAAAAGAATTTTGAAGATATTTCCCAATCATTTAATGAAGCTGCATATGAATTCAGAGAATTTCTTATAGGTCTACAAGGCGATATGGAAGAAATAATGGCATTCTCTAAGAAAACAATAGATTCGGCTAACGTAGTCCAAGAACAAATAGATACTATGAAGGAATTGTCAACCCAAGTAGCAGACACTGCGGTACAGATAAGTAATGATGCCGAAAGAATTTCAGATGCTGTTACATCGAACGTGGAAACTATTTCAAAGACAATTAATCAACAAAATCAAATCATCAGTGATCTCAATCTTGCCGTTCAAAAGATAAGGGCTGCGGCAAGTAGTGTTGAACAGTCTGCTAACGGCATGAGAAGCATGAGTGATGATTTCGAGAGCATAGCCAATGAGAGCCAACAGCTAAGAAATCAGGCAAGTGCAATAATGGACATAGCGAAAACAGTTATGAGCATTGCAGAACAAACTAATTTGTTGGCATTGAATGCAGCTATAGAGGCTGCAAGAAGTGGTGAGGCAGGAAGAGGATTTGCAGTTGTAGCAGACGAAATCAGAAAACTTGCGGAAGAAAGCAAGGCTTCAGCTGTGAAGATTTCACAATTCCTTGGAAGTGTCTCTGGTGGGATTGATAAATTAAGCTCAAGTATTATTAAAGGCTATGAAGAATTGAAAGAACAATCTCAAACACTAATTAGAAGTGCAGAAGAGAGTAAAGAATCAAGTGAGATTATTTCTCAAATAAGCGAACAACTGAACTTGCTCGTTTCGACCTTGAACAGGGAAACAGACAAACTGGAGAGCATAACAACGAGTATACAAAACTTGCTCGCAATATCAGAAGAAAGTTCCGCAACAGCTGAGGAAATAAGTGCTTCTATTCAGAGGTTCTTTGATGAAATAAACAATGTGTTCTCAAATGTCAAACAAACAATAGCTCTCTTGAATACAATTCAAGAGAATTTCAAGGACATAAAAATATAA
- the rpmE gene encoding 50S ribosomal protein L31 — protein sequence MKKGIHPELRLLNVRCACGAEHKIWTTKEQLKVDVCSNCHPLYKGSGGASLIVDTEGRVQKFKKKFEGKY from the coding sequence TTGAAAAAGGGTATTCACCCAGAACTGAGGCTTCTAAACGTTAGGTGTGCTTGTGGTGCTGAGCACAAGATTTGGACAACTAAGGAACAGCTTAAAGTTGATGTCTGTTCTAACTGCCATCCACTCTACAAAGGAAGTGGAGGTGCAAGCCTGATCGTAGATACCGAAGGACGCGTGCAGAAGTTTAAGAAGAAGTTCGAAGGTAAGTATTGA
- a CDS encoding S1 RNA-binding domain-containing protein, with amino-acid sequence MEVGQVVKGKVIEVLKFGANVELENGEKGFIHISKISNQYVQKVEDFLKVGQEVEAKIIGKGRDGKWELSLKEETKENEAEAKKEDFERKLQKFLKDSQKTYSEYKRRLDKKQGITKRK; translated from the coding sequence ATGGAAGTTGGTCAAGTAGTAAAAGGCAAGGTAATAGAAGTACTCAAATTCGGAGCAAACGTCGAGCTTGAAAACGGAGAAAAGGGGTTCATACACATATCAAAGATTTCTAATCAGTACGTCCAGAAAGTCGAAGATTTTCTTAAGGTTGGACAAGAGGTAGAAGCAAAGATCATAGGAAAAGGCAGAGATGGCAAGTGGGAACTTTCACTGAAAGAAGAAACGAAGGAAAATGAAGCAGAAGCAAAGAAAGAAGATTTTGAAAGAAAGCTCCAGAAATTCCTAAAAGACAGCCAAAAGACATATTCTGAGTACAAAAGAAGATTAGACAAAAAGCAAGGAATTACGAAAAGAAAGTAA